In Helicobacter mastomyrinus, a single genomic region encodes these proteins:
- a CDS encoding class I SAM-dependent methyltransferase, producing the protein MQENNTPIKMLNFACGSRFHTDWVNIDFSPLDNHVKKVNLLSTLPFSDNSFDVAYSSHFLEHLNPHKALDILKEIKRILKPNGILRIVVPDLENMAQAYLDTLHKIKNLLPSHSLDSCNESILWGGGHKKETGQDSNLQMLIQEYDWLMLEIFDQMVRMRSGGDMGACFENVKQTQNITLANFIEHRVGENVLKKNTQSVPFASKITLDKILNKLLSIYLKVLYYLTPRSVASEIFIRTSIGERHKWAYDSFSLVRLLHQAQFHHIEQMSFESSHIPHFNKYLLDINADGSPYKGVSSLYLEARK; encoded by the coding sequence ATGCAAGAAAATAATACCCCCATTAAAATGCTTAATTTCGCCTGTGGCAGTAGATTCCACACGGATTGGGTGAATATAGATTTTAGCCCACTTGATAATCATGTCAAAAAGGTAAATCTCCTCTCCACCCTACCCTTTAGCGATAATAGCTTTGATGTAGCATACAGCAGCCATTTTTTAGAGCATTTGAATCCTCACAAAGCCCTTGATATACTCAAAGAAATCAAGCGCATTCTTAAACCAAATGGTATTTTGCGCATAGTCGTGCCTGATTTGGAAAATATGGCACAAGCCTATTTGGATACGTTGCATAAGATTAAAAATCTCTTGCCATCTCATAGCTTAGATTCTTGCAATGAGAGTATATTGTGGGGGGGGGGGCATAAGAAAGAAACTGGGCAAGATTCAAACCTGCAAATGCTGATACAAGAATATGATTGGCTTATGCTTGAGATATTTGACCAAATGGTACGTATGCGAAGTGGGGGCGATATGGGGGCTTGTTTTGAGAATGTCAAACAAACCCAAAACATAACCCTTGCAAATTTTATAGAGCACCGCGTAGGGGAAAATGTCTTGAAAAAAAATACCCAAAGTGTCCCTTTCGCCTCAAAAATCACCCTCGATAAGATTCTAAATAAGCTCCTCTCTATTTATCTTAAAGTCCTTTATTACCTTACTCCACGTTCTGTTGCGAGTGAAATTTTTATCCGCACAAGTATTGGAGAGCGGCATAAATGGGCTTATGATAGCTTCTCTCTTGTGCGTCTTTTGCATCAAGCTCAATTTCACCACATAGAGCAAATGAGCTTTGAATCTTCCCATATCCCACATTTTAATAAATATCTACTTGATATAAATGCCGATGGCTCTCCATACAAAGGAGTTTCAAGCCTTTATCTTGAGGCGAGAAAATAA
- a CDS encoding polysaccharide deacetylase family protein, giving the protein MYQFIHSLVDYLSRFHIAQSFFKGKGLILMLHRVAPFEDKLTPNENMKVTPTFLEQFIVDSLQSGYVFISLDELHYRLLHQSLPEYFICITLDDGYKDNLTYAYPIFAKYNIPFCIYICTSFPQSTHSMWWFGLEDYLLSTDYMEFQHIGYDLSSKESKEMMFLTLRHHIITHTQSYEDGEEIMRSLNIPYNPRAYDSLALTWEDIKLLDTMGGGIRIFAR; this is encoded by the coding sequence ATGTATCAATTCATTCATTCTCTTGTGGATTATCTTTCTCGCTTTCACATAGCGCAATCTTTCTTTAAGGGCAAAGGGCTTATTCTTATGCTTCATCGTGTAGCCCCCTTTGAGGATAAGCTTACTCCTAATGAAAATATGAAGGTTACCCCCACATTTTTGGAGCAATTTATTGTAGATTCTCTTCAATCTGGCTATGTGTTTATAAGCCTTGATGAGCTTCATTATAGGCTTTTACATCAATCTCTCCCAGAATATTTTATATGTATTACGCTTGATGATGGTTATAAAGATAATCTTACCTATGCCTATCCTATTTTTGCAAAATACAATATCCCCTTTTGCATTTATATCTGCACTTCTTTCCCTCAATCCACGCATAGTATGTGGTGGTTTGGACTAGAGGATTATCTTTTAAGCACGGATTATATGGAGTTTCAACATATCGGCTATGACCTCTCAAGCAAAGAATCTAAAGAAATGATGTTTCTTACATTACGTCATCATATTATCACACATACCCAAAGCTATGAAGATGGGGAGGAGATTATGCGCTCTTTAAACATCCCTTATAATCCTCGTGCTTATGATTCTCTAGCACTTACTTGGGAAGACATTAAGCTATTAGATACAATGGGGGGGGGGATAAGAATCTTTGCACGATAG